ATAACAAGATCAGCACCGGAAACTTTCTGGGACTAACCATTAAAAAAGGCAACTATACCTTCACAGCGGATGTGGTTGCCAAAAATGATCTGATCCAGAGTATCATTGTTTACGGTGACGCGAACAATGCACTCGGTTATGGCGTACACAGCAACCGCATTGAATTATGGCAGGTGAAAGACGGTGTGCACGAAGTGATCAAAACGCAGGAAATTCCGGAAAAATATAAAGACATCAAACTCAGGCTGCAAAGTCGCTATGGCCGTTTTTACGAGTTCAGCTGGGATGTGAAAGGCCAAAAAATTGACTCGCTGACCAGTTCTGTCCAGATAGAAAAGCCCTGGCTGCCACGTTGGGACAGGGCGCCGAGAATTGGGATTAACGTCTCCGGAAACGGATCCGGCAAAAGCGAGGTCAAAGCAATTCAGATGAAGTACGAGTAGTTTTTTTAATCCAACAGGAGGCCAAACCTCCTGTTGGATTAGCCCATCTCCCGGGGCTAGAAATCCGTTGAAAATGTAATATCCTTATTCGCCTCAATGCCATCTGTCAGCATTTTGATCTTGTAATTTGCATACTGATAAGCATCCGAACCGAGCAACAGGCGCAATGGCGGTTCCGGCAATTGAGCAGTGCTGATCATTACCTCAGCAGCTTTTTGAGGATCGCCGGGCTGGGTGCCTGGAATATCCTGCGCATGCATACGTTTGGTTTCGGCAATGTCGCTGTAATCGGCGATCGGGTTTGCCGCTGTCACAATCGATCCGCCATTCAGGAAATTAGTACGAAAGTAACCCGGTTCGATGATCGTAACATTGATACCAAATGGTTTTACTTCCTGCGCCAACGCTTCGGACAAGCCCTCTACTGCGAACTTGGTACCACAATAAACGCCCCAGCCAGCTCCGGCGATCAGCCCGAAGACAGATGAAATGTTGAGGATATGACCCGATTTTGCCTCACGCATATGCGGCAAAACCGCTCTCGTCACATTCAGCAATCCAAATACGTTCACATCAAAATTCGCCTGTACTTCCTGACTGGATGATTCTTCAATCCCGCCGATTAATCCGTAACCCGCATTATTTACCAGTACATCAATGGTTTTGAATTTCTCGATGGCCTGACTTACTGCTTTTGCAATGCTTTCTTCATTGATCAGATCCATTTGAAGTGGCAGAAATTGATCGGACGTTACATTCACCGCAGCTTTAAGTCCGTCGAGGTTGCGGGCGGTTGCTACCACATTGTAGCCTTGGGATAGGAGTTTTTGGACTAATACCAGACCTAAACCTTGGGAGGTTCCAGTCACAAACCATGTTTTTCTTTGCGTTTCCATATTGATTAATTTTATGGAACAAAGGAAACAGGATTGCCAAAACAGCTCTTTATTCAAATAACAGGCATATTTGTGATTTTCAAATATGGATGGCCGAACCAAATGAATTCCTGAATATAGAAGGTGAAATTTTCTCCTTTCGGTGAAAGAATGTCGTAAAACTGGCCTGTTCTGCAAATCCCAGCGCTCCGCTGATCGACTGAATATCCCAGTCGGTATGTTTCAGTAAAACTTTTGCTTCGTACAACATTCGCTCCTGGATATGCTCCCGGAGCGTTTTGCCGGTCTGGTTTTTCACCAGCGCATTCAAATAATTGGGATGTACATTCAGCTGATCCGCAAATTCAGCAGCCGTCTTCGTCTTCACCAGATCAGAAGGATTCTGTATCTGAAATGCAGATTCCAGTAATGACAGAAATCCGTGTACATAGCTGTAACTTTCTGAAACACCTACATCCGGCAGATTTTTACCAGCCCGTTGCGCCTCCAAAAGAATCAATTGCAGATGCAGAAAGATCGCTTGCTTCTTGTCTTCGTTTGTCCCCCGGTCTTCCCTGAATATGAGTTCAAAATATTGATTGATTTGCTCAGACTGATCATCATTCAGCTGTATTACGGCCTTTTCCGGCTGGAAATAAGTGTACGTCCTGAAAAGATTAAGCATATGTGCCGTATTATCAAAGAAATTGGGATGGATCAGACAGAAGTGCCCCTCGGCATTCGGGCCCGCAGAATGCCAGGAAATGATTTCGTCGGGATGGATGAAAGCGATCATGCCGGGGCCTAACAAGTATTGATATAAACCAATGGTCAGTACACCCGTACCCTCTGTCACATGCATGACTTTGTAAAAATTCCTCCGGTTCGGCGATATGTAAGCGTTCGCAGGATAATCCTTTCGGTTTTTAATGCTAAAATACGTTTCCTCAGGCAGGTAGGGCTCCACTTTCAGTAGCGGCATCTGAAAGTTGGTCTGCTCAAATACTTCTATCTCAAGGCGGGGAATTTTTGATTGCTGCATATCCAAAAATACAAATTGTTTTTTCTATCACCTGAACATTCAGCGCAACGATTTCAAGAATTTACGGGGTGTCTGCAACGGCGGGCGGTGCATTTCTTGTCTATGAGTTTGGAGTTGAGAATCCATGATTTGGCGGTTTCTTTAATTCTAAACTATACGCAATGAATCGTTTACAGCCATTCCTAAACCGGACCAGTCATGAGACATTATTTTCTACTCGCCTTATTTACCGCTATTATCTGCACGGGAAACCTGTTTGCTCAGGGTAAAAAATACAGGCTTGTACAAGAAGGCAAGGGCATTAAGGTCATTGAAGACCACTTCACAGCTTCAACACTACGAACCGCAGCTCACGACATCACGGTTAACATCACACCCAATGCCGCAAGGCCTGAAAGTGCGATTGATGTACACATATATTTTGCGCCCTCCGTTAATATCGAATCCGTTGGGCATATGGTTTTAACTGCGAAACCGGCATGTACGGTGGTTAATTGTAACGACCCCTCCATTACTTCCAGTTATCTATCTTCAAAAATTATTAATAAAACGGCCCGTACTGTCGATTTTACGATCGGTGGCCTCTTACCTTTTAAAGAATACCTTTTTTGGGGCGCGGTATTTGGTTTGGACGGTGACCGGTGTTCAGGTTCAGATTTGGCGTGGATACCATTCAAAACCGCGCCAACACCTGCGCCCAAGCCTGAGAAAATGCTGCTCATAATCAATAAGGAATTCGAAGGCAATGCGCGCCTGAACGCAGCTCTGGACACCTACGAGGACGACATTGCAGCCAGCAACCCAATGCTAACCATTGTTAAATACTACATTGAAGACAACAACCTTCAAAAAGGTGCGCTATACCAGGATATTCGGAGGAGATTCAAAGATGAAAATCTGACCTATCTGTTTTTTCTGGGGAGTAATGCCGCATTGACCGGTTACAGGATCATGCTGGACAATAACGGCGCACCGGTAAACGCATTCGTTCAATTTACTTTCTCATACTATGCACACCCCTTATACACAACGTTCGAATATGACGCGTCGGACGACAGGTTCAAATTTTTTGACCGTCAGGATCTCTGTGCTACCCCTCCCACCGAAGTAAGGCCGGAAGTTTTTCAGCAACAAAATGCGATGGTATCCATGGGTATGATATTGCCCGATGTTAATTTTAATACGGAGCAAAAGATTGACTACCTCGTTAATTATTTCAACAAAGTACATTCATTCCGTAGCGGAAATATTTCGTTTGAGAAAAAAGTGCTCATTACCGATGGTTTCGTGAGTGAGCAAGAGGTGGTCGACCTCGCGGAGATCAATGGTGCCTGGACCTCCGCAGAAGTATTGCAGTACGGCAGGACGAAAGATCCGGATTACTCAGGAGATGACCCGGTCTGGAAGAGTGACTTTATCAACAAGCTGGGAACCAAATCCTATGAGATTTTTTCTCTGACATTACACGGAACCTGGAATTACCATTCGTTCGGGATTTACAATCAGGATATTGCCAACCTGCCGCAACTCAATACCAGACTTATCGATCTGTATTCGTGCAGTGTCGGAGCTTTTAACGGCCCCGATTATCTGGCGGGACGCTACCTCGGCAAGGGTAATGTGCTGAATGTGCATGCATTTAGTGAAAACATAGGCGTATTTACAGAAAGTGGGAAGAGCGGCTTGAAGCAATTGTACAACGACGGCGGCCCCTATCAATATTTGTCCCAGGGGTTTAACATCAGCAATGCATACCGGTACGCGCATTCATACCAGGAAGCCGAGCTTATCCTGGGAGACCCGTTGCTCAAATTGCGTTCAGAGTCTTCATTGCCTGTAACGCTGGAAATTTTCAACGCACAAAAACAGGAAACGCAATCGTGGCTGACCTGGTCGACGTCGCAAGAAGTCAACAGTGACCGGTTTGAGATCGAACATAGCAGCACCGGCAAAAAATGGGACAAGATAGGCTCCGTTATGACCAGCGGAAGCAAACCCGGCAGCCATTCGTATGAGTTTACACACCGGTCACCAGTACCGGGACCAAATCTTTATCGCTTAAAAATGATCGACACAGATGGAACATTCTCTTATTCCAAAATTGAAAATGTATCGTTCCCGAGCGAAAAACTGATCTCGATCTTTCCGAATCCGGTGTCAGAAAAGTTGTATATACCAGTTTCCAAACTACCTGATGTAAAATCCGTGAGCATACTGAATTCGCTAGGGCAGTCTACCCGGAACTTCACCAATGTGTCTGCCGAAGGCCTTGTGTTGACTGGCCTGCAAGCCGGAATTTATACGGTGCGCATTGAAATGAATGATGGCAAAATGGTCACAGAGAAAATTGTTAAAGCCAAATAAGGTTATGGCTGCGGACCAGGCGGAAAATTATTATTACCTATCAGTGTTGAAAAAATCACGCGCGGAGGTGATTACACCTTCGCGCGCTGGTTATGAGCAGCCATTTCAACGGTTTGAATGATCCGTTGCTGGCGGGTTTCAGGTCGTTTTGCGCTCGAAATCCAGTCCAGGATCTGACGTTTTGCAGATTTTGGAAAAGCCTGAAAATGCTTTTCAGCCGCGTCATTTTTGGCAAGCAGCTCTTGCAGGTCCTCAGGAACCACTCCATTCTCCGCGTCAACCAAAGCATCCCAGGTACCGGTCTTTTTGGCTAGATCAATGGTTGCCTGGCCAGCCGGGGTCATCAGTCCCTCTGCGGTCATCCGCTCGACCCGCTCCTTGTTGGTGCTGCTCCATTTGCCTTTTGCTTTTCTCGGTGTAAACATCAGGTAACTGCTCTCCTCGTCACGTTTTAGTGATTTAGAGTCGATCCATCCAAAACAAAGCGCTTCTTCAATGGATTCGGGATAATAGACACTGGTTTTACTGCTTTTTTTGTGATGAATGATCAGCCACACCGCTTTTTCCTTCTGACCATTTCTTTCGAGCCAGTCACGCCATTCTGCACGGGTTTCGGCATGGAGCGCCGGAATATCGTTTTTCGTTTCCATAGTATTCAGCTAGCTTTTAGTTTTGATCATAGTGCACCTCCCTGCTCAGGCATTCTTTCCTTCCAAAATGTCCAGATAGTGCTGGTTGTACATAATTCCTAACACATTACTATCGATAATACCAAACTCATGCTGGTAATCGCCCAGACGGAATTCAATGTATGCCGGGTTTTCGTCGTCGGGACGTTGAAAATAAGGATCGATACCAAACAATTCCGAATACCAAGCCCTTGCAGCTTTCATGTCCGCGCCCCAGAAATTAACCATAGCCATGCCTCTTAATGTTTGTCCGTTAGCCATTTCGTTTGTTGTTTTTTTGATTTAATACAGAGTGCGCTACAAAAATAAAATGCCCGTGTGACAGCCTTATGTCAGGAGTATTTGGAATTAAATTAAAGGTAATTCTCCTCTAAATACTTGGTACCTGCCGTATGATAATTGCGTTTGATTTTATCCCGGATTGAAAGTTATTTCGGTTCCGGTCTTTAATTCAGATGCCTTATGGAAACATTCATTATACACACACTCACCACTATACTTTTTGGAGGAATATTCCTGACGTTAGCCTTTGAATGGATGACTAACGCGGAGCACCGCAAGCTTACCAGGGTGCTCCGTGACGGTCAGGAATGCGAAGCGACCATTCTGAATGTGACTTCAATCAGGCCGACTGTATTCAATATGGCCAATGTGAAAATTACAGCAGAAATAAGGCGAATGGGTGAAAAACCGACTGTTATCCGGTTCAAATATGAGGCGACCTATCCGGAATGGCGAAAATTGCACACCGGCAGGATTGTAACGATTGACGTTAACCCGCATAATTCCAAATCCGTACTGCTGAATAACAACGAGCCTGCCAATGAGAGAAGATACTACGCAGACTTGCATCAACAGCTCGAAACAGCTTTTACAGAATTACCATAATATCTGAATTCGGCTTGTCGCGTTGTTCGAGATATTCCCACGAGACAATATCCTCTTCCGGATAAATGTTACCGGTATCCTCCGGTCCCTCATCCCCGATCGCCTCGACAAATGCTTTTGATCCTTTCTTGTAAATACCTTCCCTCGGAACACCGTTCATATCAGTAAAAAGTACCAGTGCCTGATCATTCGGTAGCTTGCTATGTTTCATGACATTCTTTTTTTGTAATCATTATAAAGGTTAACCGGCAGTTATATTACCAAAAACGTCTGCCCTTCCCGATTTCCTTTCAATTTTCGTTCCAACTTGTTTACTAAGAACATATCCAGAAAATTGGTAAGGAGTATTTTCACCTTGTGGTGCATTCATTATTACTTTCTTCCTCCAAAATTATAATTAGCAAAATTGATAAAGTTGCCCCAGTCGTAGGACGTCATATTATGCTCGCCCTCCCGGTTGTGATACGCCATTTTGGATTTGTAAACAGGCTCATTAATGCCCGGAGGGGTTTTCGGCAACCGCGACTTCACATCGTACAGAGCGTATACTTTCTCTGCATTTTTTAATGCAAGAAATGTGCCTTTCGGATCCGCCCAAAGGTCTTTCGACGCATTGGTAGCATATATTGGCCGCGGCGCAACCAATGCGATCAGCATGTGCTGATCGACCGGCAGTGCGGCTTCGTTATCATTGAATTTTTTATAATTGGTATTAAACCAATGCGGGAATGTGGCATTAATGCGACTGATCCTTTCACCAAACTGCCTTCTGGCCAGCGCTGCACCCGAGTTTCCCGAGCAATTCGTCACACAGGCGGCAAACCTGCGATCCTCGGCGGCCGCCCATAGAGAAGCCTTTCCACCACGGGAATGTCCCACTACAATCACCTTTTTGGAATCAATGTCAGGGTCCTTCTCGAAATAATCCAGTACACGGCTTGCTCCCCAAGCCCAAGCGCCAATCGCTTTCATACCATTGTCCGCTTTCAATTGCTCGGGATACAGTTGCAGCACGCCTTTGACATAAGCTTCCTTATCATCCGGCGCGAGGTCACTCACATGAAATGCAGCAATGGCATAGCCGCTGTCGATCACCATTTCGGCTGGCCAGAACTCACTTTTCTTCTCACGCGTAGGATCTGTATTGTCCTTTCCACGGTTATTGATCAATAAAAAAACGGGTGCGGGTTTTGTAGCATGCGTTGGGACAAACAAAGTCACGTTGATCTGAACGGTTTTGCCGTCTTTGAAAACTTCAATCAATACTTGTTTCAATGTGGCCTTACCATTCATCGTGGGCTGATCATCCGCTGTTTTCGAAAAGTTGATGCCGTCGAATGTCGTTGGCATTTGTCCATAAATGTTGTCCTCAAAAAGCCTCACTATTTCCGGTCTACGCTCTTTTTCCCAGGCTCCCCTGGCACATACCGGTTTGTTATCGATCGTTTTCAGTACGTCCGGCAATGTATAAGCCGGTACTTTCGACTCGTCGTAGTTCTGTGAATGCCCTGCTGAAAGAAAGGAAATCAGGACAATGCCTGTAAGTAGAAACCTGAGCATAAAAGCGGTGATTTATCCGAAAATGTTACCAGATAAACCACGGTCTCTCAATTATTTACTGACTATTTCAAATTTAACTTATCTCCTACCCAACCTTGTGACCAACTCGTGTAGTTTATTTTATTGACAGGAAATCACCTGGCGTATTGTTCAATAACTTAATTATCAAATGGTCATGAAAAGAGAAAAATTAGTCCTGCTAAGCATTGTAATGATGCTGGTCCAGCTTGTAGCCTGCGAGCGGAGCAAAATGGACAATGAATTGCCCACCCCTTCCTCCCTGCGTTCCGGCGAAGACAGCAGTTCCAGCATCACCCGGATAATCACTGAAAAAACCATAGGTATCAAGCAAAAGGAACCCACGAAGTTTACGGTAATCAACCCGGTCAGTCAGTTTGTAAAATGGAGGGTTCAGCCCACAGAAACCGTTATCAACGCGGGAACATACGCAATGATCTATTTTCAAAACCCAGGAAAGTACAGGGTGTTTGCGATAGACAGCATATCTCTTGACACCACTTTTATCGATGTGGAAGTGACTGGAGAGGTGTATGTTGCGCCTAATTACGAGCAAAGCTTCCAGGAAAACGAGCAGCTTTACATTACACCTTTCAGCTCACCTGATTCTGCCAATTTCCTCGCATTCAAAACAGTTACCAAAGGAAATTACAATTGCCTGAACAACCAGCTGATTGCTAGCAGGAACAAAACCGGAGATACCTATCAGCTTGATTTCAAAGGCGTAAGCGTAGGAACGTATTGTCAAACGGGAACAGCAACATCGAAAGCCACTACCTGGATAGACCATGATGTTCCCGAAAATGTGACCAACCAGCTTGAAATTATATTCAATGGCAAAACCTATAAAGGCACCATAAAAAAGACAGGGATAAAATTTGAATTCATCTGGCCTTATGACAGCGGGATTGTCTTTACAACCAAATCGTTATAGTTTGCCTCTTCCATAAAGCCCTCGTAGTTAGCCGTTCTGAGCGGCTAACTACGTTAAAGTAAAAGCTTGGATAATTTAGACCAGATATTAGCGGGTTGCCGGCGCAAAGAACGCCAGAGTCAGGAAAAATTGTACCGCCAATTTTACCCGGTACTGTTTGCTTTATGTAAAAACTTTTTTGAAGAAAAACACGATATCCTCACCGCGATCAACAACGGTATGCTCCGCGTTTTTCAAAATATCGATCAATACGATCCGGCCAGAGGTGAATTTTTTAACTGGATGTACACAACCGTCAGAAATGCTGCGCTGACATTACTCAGAGACCGCAAAACACAACATTTTGATTACGTTGAAATACAGGATTACATGGGTTTTGAGTCCGCAGAAAACCCTTTTGAACAACTTTCAGGTGGAGATATCCATCTATACCTTTTGAAATTACCCGTCGCGACGCGCAGAATATGCGGGCTATATTACCTGGACGGGTTCTCGATCAAGGAAATTGTAGGGGCATTGGGAATCAGTGAAGGCACTGTAAAGTGGCATCTGAGTGAAAGCCGGGCCAAACTTAAAATCATTTTTGAAAAATCCCTCTGAGGAAATCGTGAAAAGGAAAGACAACCATATCAACAAGTATCTCCGTGATGCGCTGCCGGAACCGGAAATCCCGGCGGATGACGCATGGGCGCAAATGAATGGTATGCTGTTTCCGAATTCCGTGGGTACTCCTCAAAGTGTGGCAGGCAAGCTCGCGAAATACGTCTCGCAGTTCAAATGGCCGCTTTTGACCGCACTGGGAGGCATTTCGATATCGCTACTTGTTATTTTCAGCCCGGATTTGAAAACCATTGCGAGCCGGGCGAAAAAAGAAAACCGATCAAATGATACTCTAAAATTCAGTGAGGTAAAACCAGAGAATGCAATCGACGAATACCGCATACCAGAATCAAAAAAAGGTAATGCCCAGCCAAGCCAAGGAGAAGAAAAATACGAGATAGCAAATAAAGCTGACGACAATGATCATTTGGTCTCAGAAGAAAGCCAGGCGGTTCCAACAAATGATCGCACTAACCTAGCAAATGAAGAAGCTGTTACAATCAACAATAAGCACGTCAATGCATCTCCTAGCCATGAAAAAAGGATTTCAAATGTAAATAAGAAGCCAGACTTAAAACCGCAATCCGGTAATGCGGCGGTCATTCATTCAAGTGACAATGGTCAAAATAGAGCGTTAAATTCGTTCAGATCGGGTAAGGCAAGCGGTGCTACAAGTAGCGGAATTGGTAATGGTGGTGCTGAAAGCAATGCTGGTCGCGGTAGCGGCAGTACTGGCAATAATGATGTCGCTTCCGGTCTGGCCAAGGAATACAATGTACCTGGCTCACCGAATGCACCTGTCAACATTCAACCAGTACGTAAAAATCTGACTCACAGCCTACAATCCCTCCCATTTCAATACAAAGCATTCAATGCAGATTTGAGTAAAAAAATAAACGCTCCCAAAACTTCCGCCCCGGCACGAGCTGCTGAAAATAAAAAGACCAGGAACTTACCCGTTCATTTCGGATTGGAATGGAACCTGAACTCACCATTACAGCGGACCGCTTATCTTTTTACCGGCATCGATAGCGTTAGTCGACCAGCCCGCCTGCTTATTCCGGGTATCGTTATCTCCAAAAAGTGGACAAACCATACATTGTCATTCATCTTTTCACCATACCAGCCTTATTTCGGTAATAACAAAAGGGTTCAACAGCTTTCGGACACTATCGCGGGCAATGACTCGGCCAAAATTTACAAGAATACCAATCTGATCAAGGCCAGTGGTATGAACTTCACATTGCAGTATCAGTACCAGGTCATCGGTCCACTTTTGTTGAATGCGGGACTTTCGTACAGCACTTTTTCCAGTGCCTTGATCCGAAAAGAAACTGAAAACAGGTTTGGTAACATTTTGCAGGGACCATTGGAAACCGTCAAAAAATCCGGTGACTTGCGGTCATACCTCAACCCCGGTTTCTTTGCGTTGAAAGCGGGGCTGGCTGTTCGTCCGGCTGTTTGGCAGGGACGCATTCAGGCTGGGTTTAATGTGACTTTGCCTATTTCAAATATCTCACGCTCCGCTGAAAATCCAGTACGAGCATTGAATGGGCAGGTTTATTTAAGGATTATGGTTCGGTGATTTCAGGCCGATTTCAACCACGACACCGGCATATTTTCATCATACTTTCCGAAAATAACCGGAATTTGGCCTTTGTCTTCCGGGCCATATTTGGGTAAAGAGGCTAGATTGAGATACAGATAATCGTAGGCTTCCTTGATCGTCACCAGCTCGTCTTTGTTTTTGTCAGCCTGTCCCTGCAAGCCGTCGACGAGGAATTTGGTAAAATATCCGTGTAAAATTTTCGGATTTTCACCGGCCGACTGGTACGAGCGTGCCGCCATTAAAACCACCAGCCCTGACTCAGGATCTTCAAATGAACGCACTGAAAGCATTCGTTCGTCTTGCCTGGTAACCTCTCTTTGCCGGTTTTTCATACTTCCGGACATACAGGCGTCGGCGAAGCAAAGGCGGGTTTTTGCCCTGCATTTTTTGAATGCTTCTTTGACTTCCCTGTGTTGCAGGCTGGTATTCAGGTTATTGAGATCAATGTCATAAGTAGCAAAAAACCCATTGGCGCCGTGACCCGCGAAGTAAAATATCACCCGGTCATCTGGTCCCGACTTGGCAAAAACTGCGTCGAGCTGTCTCAGAATTTCAGCCTTGCCAGCCTGATTATCGATCAGCAGGGCAATGTTTTCTTCCGGTACCGAACCCCCGGCGGGGCTTTTTAGAAAATCATAAAAAATGTGTGCGTCGTCGTCACAAAACCGGAGGTCGTTCAGCTGGCCCTGCGTTGCGGACTGGGCATCGACACCATTGAGATAATCGGAAATACCTACTACCACGGCGTAGGTTTCGCCCTTGGTTCCGGATGATTTAAACCCTTTCATCCATTTGTACCCGAAATATATCCCGCCGGCTACTACCAGGAAAATCAGAACATTAGCTATATTTTTCATTGTAATGTTTTTTCAAAAAGGTGAAATTGGATCGTTATGAAGAGAATTATTTGCGTGCAGCCTGCTTGAACAGCTCGCTGCCGACTTTTTCCCAGAATGCTCCTGCATTGCTCTTTGGTCTGGTCGATTTGGGTTTCGCAGTAGATTGAAAAGGGCTTACGGAAGCGGTGTAGGCACTGTTTCTCCGGCTGTTCATACTATTCAGCGACTGTTGCGCATTCCAGTTTCCCTGTGCTGCAGCCTGGCCATAATAGTATTTCGCACGGCTTTCATTTACCGGCATACCCAGGCCCATTTGGTACATTCTGCCTAGTTCAAACTGTGCGTAGCTGGAATTGGCGGCGACTGCTTTTTCATACCAGTTTTTGGCAAGGGCATAGTCACGGGTTACGCCGTAGCCGCCCTCCTCGTAAATATATCCCAGGCATTCTGCGGCGCCGACAAGCTGTTTCTGGTCATAGGCATCTTCAAAATATTCCAGTGCCGTCTCAAAATTCTTGCGCGTTCCTTTACCATTGAAATGCAGGCAGGCAATATTGTACTTGGCCCATTCATAGTCATCAGCCCTTTCATAGTAGTCCATTGCTTTTTCATACGAGCCAATCGCTCCACCCCGGCCCCATTGATAAAATGTTCCGAGCAGGTTATTAGTGGTATCGTCCATCGCCAATGTACCCGCGTATTTGTCTAAAACCTGATAGATCTGCTGGTAAGTCTGTAAAGAATCTGCTGGCAGGATTTTGGAGAAAAAGGCCGATTTTGCCCAGGTCAATTCCTTTTTTGCATTGTATTTCCAATAGAAAAAATAAAGAAGACCAATTCCAAAAATGGCCGAAGCAGCGAGTAGTACCATTTTTTTAGACGGAAGCTGAATAGCCGCTTTTTGACTTAACAATTGCTTGCAGCTTTCAATCCTCTCATTTGCATGTCTGTTAGAAGGATCAACCCGTAGAATCTCCTGGTACACTTTTACAGCGTCCCTGAGCGCTTGTTCCTTTTCAAACCCTGACTTGCTTTCGGCCAATTTATAGTACCCGTCAGCTCTCCCGGTCAGTTCTTTTAAATTGGAAAAAGGTTCGTCCATGCGGATTGTATTTTCCTCATCGGCAGGTCTTTTCTGAGTATTTTGAGATACTGACGGGCCCAGTATCGCCAGCAACTCTTCCGCTTTCTGAACGCGTTTGGTATTGTCGGGCAGCAGGCATTTTTTAATAATCGTTCTGAAAGGTTCAGGGATCTGGCTGATTTTGTCCGAAACTTTGCCTTTTACGATGAGCTTGCTCACTTCCAGGTTCCAGCTCTCCTGGCTCATCGACCTGGCTGCGTCAAAAGGCAGGTCACCGACGAACATTTGGTAAGCAATGATCCCCACCGCCCACAGATCCACATTATGCCGGATCTCCCGGTTCTGGATCTGCTCCGGTGCGGCATAGGCAATGGACAGGCCAATGGACGAATTTTCTACCGACCGGGTGTTGGTATCCGCCAGTTTACTCAGCCCGAAATCGGTCACTTTGGGAATCCAATTGTCGCCCTGTTTGTCCATCAGCACATTTTGCGGCTTCATATCACGGTGAATGATGTGGTGCTTGTGCAGATGTCCCACGC
The genomic region above belongs to Dyadobacter pollutisoli and contains:
- a CDS encoding caspase family protein translates to MKNIANVLIFLVVAGGIYFGYKWMKGFKSSGTKGETYAVVVGISDYLNGVDAQSATQGQLNDLRFCDDDAHIFYDFLKSPAGGSVPEENIALLIDNQAGKAEILRQLDAVFAKSGPDDRVIFYFAGHGANGFFATYDIDLNNLNTSLQHREVKEAFKKCRAKTRLCFADACMSGSMKNRQREVTRQDERMLSVRSFEDPESGLVVLMAARSYQSAGENPKILHGYFTKFLVDGLQGQADKNKDELVTIKEAYDYLYLNLASLPKYGPEDKGQIPVIFGKYDENMPVSWLKSA
- a CDS encoding serine/threonine-protein kinase gives rise to the protein MTYEEFLKRYEFDTQDQKALLGAGGFGSVYKAFDTVQKRFVAIKVAEVKHEKFNLLYEKQIVDELDSHENVARYGNCYRFQFMPVRYDFAVLNFFQEGNLADVLKKYALTIAQKQQILEGILKGVGHLHKHHIIHRDMKPQNVLMDKQGDNWIPKVTDFGLSKLADTNTRSVENSSIGLSIAYAAPEQIQNREIRHNVDLWAVGIIAYQMFVGDLPFDAARSMSQESWNLEVSKLIVKGKVSDKISQIPEPFRTIIKKCLLPDNTKRVQKAEELLAILGPSVSQNTQKRPADEENTIRMDEPFSNLKELTGRADGYYKLAESKSGFEKEQALRDAVKVYQEILRVDPSNRHANERIESCKQLLSQKAAIQLPSKKMVLLAASAIFGIGLLYFFYWKYNAKKELTWAKSAFFSKILPADSLQTYQQIYQVLDKYAGTLAMDDTTNNLLGTFYQWGRGGAIGSYEKAMDYYERADDYEWAKYNIACLHFNGKGTRKNFETALEYFEDAYDQKQLVGAAECLGYIYEEGGYGVTRDYALAKNWYEKAVAANSSYAQFELGRMYQMGLGMPVNESRAKYYYGQAAAQGNWNAQQSLNSMNSRRNSAYTASVSPFQSTAKPKSTRPKSNAGAFWEKVGSELFKQAARK